The following are encoded together in the Osmia lignaria lignaria isolate PbOS001 chromosome 13, iyOsmLign1, whole genome shotgun sequence genome:
- the ush gene encoding zinc finger protein ush isoform X1 yields MHAPTIDKPSKEKRTMTRLARRSAICCGERRTVKAGESTRPNDKRDRERKRGSELYAVEVASIHGWDLISLGNLASYTGEDEEWSDSEKTPSVSSGVEGGGSAVSSPIAPVVEEESNLPPPPRLNASSSSVTIANSAAEDIRTRLSVLSEDARKRLASFTEDIEVARSLRDRHASSRPNQTRESSPKDTDEESNLVVVKEEDCQPRSSSSSTSSIRRRESVCRRDSEDSSRRSNADDSPSEKKLKPDDEAAPRLRLNASLATDPALRPAAVAALTVKPENTSPPNPVPPLPAGLQNAIASGRLFVLPTDGKETITVEPARPAPLICPPCGIRFSSASTLEAHRTFYCAHRPRLEEDTANEEDEEKSNKFEVRKAYACPHCSYSADKKVSLNRHMRMHAASPAPPTIPTAPTTATTPGSGTATTSNGSLNEEAERYCRNCDIRFSSLKTYRAHKTHYCSTRHVVKDTPPAASASSSSVKASPPTSASPGESPPPQPCLALPTNPILIVPYSLFRGASVLAAPTLPAPDTACFLLPNGHLQPMTRGLAATAQNTVDPPPVLRVANKPTTPASVVASSTSPPGSAPLDLSVRKSPAHQDEKENRVSPAPSSLPPPPGSPRSRGSGSPRARSIGSAATAVGTVAPPPPTELALRLAELPPPPVPGVLVKQGVSRCKECNIVFCRHENFVAHKKHYCQARETTVSSSPPPPGTPSPPLVQLICAACGIKFASMDNLVAHQAFYCPKRAEPQEHHSRCSKCKAIIEPGSTHTCSSGPTGGWRCPVCGAVSPTAGAAQRHMDAHQGVKAFRCTICRYKGNTLRGMRTHIKMHFEKRGTDLQEENYIMCVLDDETVLPTPEPAPATTPEEIPGEVQVNGKTEVRKSPQPPPPPPPPPPTVTGKVKQEREDTPPPEESLDPNKSGPRYCRSCDISFNYLSTFIAHKKFYCSSHAGEASNNNNNNNNNNSSSHATTPPSGRTEASVL; encoded by the exons GGGAGGATGAGGAATGGAGCGATTCGGAGAAGACACCTTCGGTGAGCAGTGGCGTGGAAGGTGGTGGATCGGCGGTTTCCAGTCCGATCGCGCCGGTCGTCGAAGAGGAATCGAACTTGCCGCCACCGCCGCGATTGAACGCCTCCTCGTCGTCGGTTACGATCGCCAATTCGGCCGCCGAAGATATCAGAACGAGGCTTAGCGTGCTGTCCGAAGACGCTCGGAAACGGTTGGCTAGTTTTACCGAAGACATCGAG GTTGCCAGAAGCTTAAGAGACCGACATGCCAGCTCGAGGCCGAATCAAACGCGAGAGTCGAGTCCGAAAGACACGGACGAGGAATCGAACCTAGTTGTGGTGAAAGAGGAGGACTGTCAACCGAGGTCGTCCTCTTCTTCGACGTCGTCGATTAGAAGACGAGAATCGGTATGTAGGAGGGACTCGGAGGATTCCTCGAGGCGATCGAACGCGGATGATTCACCGTCCGAGAAGAAGCTTAAGCCCGACGACGAGGCAGCACCAAGACTGAGACTGAATGCTAGTCTGGCGACGGATCCTGCTCTTCGGCCCGCCGCTGTAGCCGCGCTCACCGTCAAGCCGGAGAACACCTCGCCCCCGAATCCTGTGCCACCTTTGCCAGCCGGACTTCAGAACG caatAGCCTCGGGTCGACTGTTCGTGCTGCCAACCGATGGCAAAGAAACGATCACCGTTGAACCCGCCAGGCCAGCGCCGTTGATTTGTCCACCGTGTGGCATCCGGTTCAGTTCAGCGAGCACTCTCGAAGCTCATCGCACTTTCTACTGCGCCCATCGGCCTCGGCTCGAAGAGGACACAGCGAACGAGGAGGACGAGGAGAAATCGAACAAATTCGAAGTGAGGAAAGCGTACGCTTGCCCTCACTGTTCCTACAGCGCGGACAAGAAGGTGTCGTTGAACAGACACATGAGGATGCACGCCGCCTCGCCGGCACCGCCTACGATACCAACCGCGCCTACCACAGCTACCACCCCGGGAAGCGGAACAGCGACAACCTCGAACGGATCGCTGAACGAAGAGGCGGAGAGATATTGCAGAAATTGCGACATTAGATTCAGCTCGCTGAAGACTTACAGAGCGCACAAGACTCATTATTGCAGTACCAGGCACGTGGTTAAAGACACGCCACCGGCGGCTAGCGCGAGTTCCTCTTCGGTGAAAGCGTCTCCACCGACCAGCGCCAGTCCTGGTGAATCCCCGCCGCCCCAGCCTTGCCTGGCACTGCCCACCAATCCAATCCTCATCGTACCGTACTCCCTGTTCCGCGGAGCAAGCGTCCTGGCAGCGCCGACCTTGCCTGCGCCTGATACCGCGTGCTTTCTTCTTCCAAACG GTCATCTTCAACCGATGACTAGAGGTCTCGCCGCCACAGCGCAGAACACCGTCGATCCTCCGCCAGTTCTTCGAGTCGCGAACAAACCTACCACACCTGCATCCGTGGTAGCATCGTCCACGTCGCCACCTGGCTCGGCACCTCTCGATCTAAGCGTCAGAAAATCACCGGCGCACCAAGATGAAAAGGAGAACAGGGTGTCGCCGGCACCCTCTTCTCTGCCCCCGCCACCTGGTAGCCCAAGATCAAGAGGAAGCGGTAGTCCCAGAGCAAGGTCCATCGGTTCTGCTGCAACCGCAGTTGGAACTGTTGCACCGCCACCGCCAACGGAGCTTGCTCTGAGACTGGCCGAGTTGCCGCCACCCCCGGTTCCTGGAGTCCTTGTCAAACAAGGTGTCTCGAG ATGCAAAGAATGCAACATAGTCTTCTGTCGGCACGAAAATTTCGTCGCCCATAAGAAGCATTATTGTCAGGCGAGAGAGACGACGGTTAGCAGCAGTCCTCCGCCACCTGGTACGCCTTCGCCTCCTTTGGTTCAACTTATCTGTGCCGCGTGCGGCATCAAATTCGCCTCCATGGACAATCTGGTAGCTCATCAAGCGTTTTACTGTCCTAAGAGGGCAGAACCCCAGGAACATCACTCGAGATGTTCCAAATGCAAA GCTATAATCGAGCCCGGAAGTACGCATACCTGTTCTAGTGGACCCACTGGTGGTTGGAGATGTCCAGTCTGCGGCGCGGTTAGTCCCACAGCAGGCGCTGCTCAGCGTCACATGGACGCGCACCAGGGTGTCAAAGCTTTCAGGTGCACGATATGTCGATATAAAGGAAACACGTTGCGCGGTATGAGAACGCATATCAAGATGCATTTTGAAAAACGCGGTACCGACTTACAA GAGGAAAATTATATAATGTGCGTGCTCGACGACGAAACGGTTCTTCCTACACCGGAACCAGCTCCGGCCACCACTCCCGAGGAAATCCCTGGGGAGGTCCAAGTGAACGGGAAGACGGAAGTTCGAAAGAGTCCGCAaccaccacctccaccaccgCCGCCCCCGCCAACGGTGACCGGCAAAGTAAAACAAGAACGAGAGGACACACCACCTCCGGAGGAAAGTCTCGACCCGAATAAAAGCGGTCCCCGTTATTGTAGATCCTGCGACATCAGCTTCAACTATCTGAGCACGTTCATTGCTCACAAGAAATTCTACTGCTCCAGCCACGCCGGTGAAGctagcaacaacaacaacaacaataataacaataactcGAGCAGCCACGCTACAACACCTCCAAGTGGCAGGACCGAGGCATCCGTACTTTAA